One Streptomyces lincolnensis genomic region harbors:
- a CDS encoding DUF3099 domain-containing protein, with translation MRKQHDGGNAQVFRITGARTGLQEDVRGRQRRYVISMTVRTIAVILAATLWDVERHVAIVALVLGMVLPYVAVVVANAGRENAPSLPSTFVTAPTPPMILPPRAEEGDGTPREGFAEPGPEDVPADPAPGARSEPHERA, from the coding sequence ATGCGGAAGCAGCATGACGGCGGCAACGCCCAGGTGTTCCGGATCACCGGAGCCCGGACGGGACTCCAGGAGGATGTGCGCGGGCGGCAGCGCCGATACGTCATCTCGATGACGGTCCGTACGATCGCGGTGATCCTCGCGGCGACCCTGTGGGACGTCGAACGGCACGTCGCGATCGTCGCGTTGGTGCTCGGCATGGTGCTGCCCTATGTCGCCGTGGTGGTCGCCAACGCGGGACGGGAGAACGCGCCGTCGCTGCCGTCGACGTTCGTGACCGCGCCGACCCCGCCGATGATCCTTCCGCCGCGCGCGGAGGAGGGCGACGGGACGCCGCGGGAAGGCTTCGCGGAACCCGGTCCGGAGGACGTGCCGGCCGATCCGGCGCCCGGTGCGCGGTCCGAACCGCACGAGCGGGCATGA
- a CDS encoding S8 family serine peptidase: MPHLRSRSRLALAVPVVLSLTASLGFLPAAAAAAPSTPSAAQTADAPALAYVVNTKADRRVIASVKRAVAAAGGTVVTTYDRIGVIVVHSSNPDFAKAMRAVRGVQSAGATRTTPLTAAGTTDEGAAQFLSKAQAAKAANASAAVPESEPLEADQWDLRAIGADKAAKINPGSRKVTVAVIDTGVDDTHPDLAPNFSASQSANCVGGVADTAAGAWRPYTPEDYHGTHVAGEIAAARNGIGVAGVAPGVKVAGIKVSDPDNGLFYPESVVCAFVFAADHGVEITNNSYYVDPWLYNCMDDPDQKAIVDAVNRAQLYAQRKGTLNLASAGNSNHDLDSDAIVDTTSPDDSTPVTRTIDPHECFDVPTQLPGVVTVSATGVQNLKSYYSTYGKGVVDVAAPGGDRRYQLPDTPSKDGRILSTMPNGQYAFLQGTSMASPHAAGVAALLKSKHPFATPAQLQALLKAQADNPGCPASYDQDGDGTQDAVCEGGKRVNGFYGYGIVNALRAVK, encoded by the coding sequence ATGCCTCATCTGCGTTCCAGATCCCGGCTCGCTCTCGCCGTGCCCGTGGTGCTGTCGCTGACCGCCTCGCTCGGCTTCCTGCCGGCGGCGGCCGCGGCCGCCCCGAGCACGCCGAGCGCCGCCCAGACGGCGGACGCGCCCGCCCTGGCATATGTCGTCAACACCAAGGCGGACCGTCGCGTCATCGCGTCGGTGAAGCGGGCGGTCGCCGCGGCCGGCGGCACGGTCGTGACCACGTACGACAGGATCGGCGTGATCGTCGTCCACTCCTCGAACCCGGACTTCGCGAAGGCCATGCGCGCCGTGCGCGGAGTGCAGTCGGCGGGTGCCACGCGCACCACGCCGCTGACCGCCGCGGGGACGACGGACGAGGGCGCGGCGCAGTTCCTGTCGAAGGCGCAGGCCGCCAAGGCCGCGAACGCCTCCGCCGCCGTGCCGGAGAGCGAGCCTCTCGAGGCCGACCAGTGGGACCTGCGGGCGATAGGCGCCGACAAGGCCGCGAAGATCAACCCGGGCAGCCGCAAGGTGACCGTCGCCGTGATCGACACCGGCGTCGACGACACCCACCCCGACCTCGCCCCGAACTTCTCCGCGTCCCAGTCGGCCAACTGCGTCGGCGGCGTCGCCGACACCGCCGCGGGTGCCTGGCGCCCGTACACCCCGGAGGACTACCACGGCACGCATGTGGCCGGTGAGATAGCCGCGGCCCGCAACGGCATAGGCGTCGCCGGAGTAGCCCCCGGCGTCAAGGTCGCCGGCATCAAGGTGAGCGACCCGGACAACGGCCTCTTCTACCCCGAGAGCGTCGTGTGCGCCTTCGTGTTCGCCGCCGACCACGGCGTGGAGATCACGAACAACAGCTACTACGTGGATCCCTGGCTGTACAACTGCATGGACGACCCCGACCAGAAGGCGATCGTCGACGCGGTCAACAGGGCACAGCTGTACGCCCAGAGGAAGGGCACGCTCAATCTGGCGTCGGCGGGCAACTCCAACCACGACCTGGACTCGGACGCGATCGTCGACACCACCAGCCCGGACGACTCCACGCCGGTGACGCGGACCATCGATCCGCACGAGTGCTTCGACGTTCCGACCCAGCTGCCGGGTGTCGTCACGGTCAGCGCGACGGGCGTGCAGAACCTCAAGTCGTACTACTCCACGTACGGCAAGGGCGTCGTCGACGTGGCGGCTCCGGGCGGTGACCGGCGCTACCAGCTCCCGGACACGCCGTCGAAGGACGGCCGCATCCTGTCCACGATGCCGAACGGCCAGTACGCCTTCCTCCAGGGCACCTCGATGGCCTCGCCGCACGCGGCCGGCGTCGCCGCGCTGCTGAAGTCGAAGCACCCCTTCGCCACACCGGCCCAGCTCCAGGCGCTGCTCAAGGCCCAGGCGGACAACCCGGGATGCCCCGCCTCCTACGACCAGGACGGCGACGGCACGCAGGACGCGGTGTGCGAGGGCGGCAAGCGTGTCAACGGCTTCTACGGGTACGGCATCGTCAACGCGCTGCGCGCGGTGAAGTAG
- a CDS encoding DUF485 domain-containing protein, which produces MATDAPPPSKEQHKLPSPEEFTEVHESAEFRELRRSYHSFAFPLTVGFIAWYLLYVLLSNYAGDFMGTKVVGNINVAFVLGIAQFVTTFLIAWWYSRHAAAKLDPKAEAIKSRMEGGA; this is translated from the coding sequence GTGGCCACCGACGCACCGCCACCCTCGAAAGAACAACACAAACTCCCCAGCCCCGAGGAGTTCACCGAGGTGCACGAGAGCGCGGAGTTCCGTGAACTGCGCCGCTCCTACCACTCCTTCGCCTTTCCGCTGACCGTCGGCTTCATCGCCTGGTACCTGCTGTACGTCCTGCTCTCGAACTACGCGGGCGACTTCATGGGCACCAAGGTCGTCGGCAACATCAATGTGGCGTTCGTCCTCGGTATCGCCCAGTTCGTCACCACCTTCCTCATCGCCTGGTGGTACTCGCGGCACGCCGCCGCGAAGCTCGACCCCAAGGCCGAGGCCATCAAGTCCCGAATGGAGGGTGGCGCATGA
- the moaA gene encoding GTP 3',8-cyclase MoaA, whose translation MLIDTYGRVATDLRVSLTDRCNLRCTYCMPEEGLQWLAKPDLLTDDEIVRLIDIAVTTLGIEEVRFTGGEPLLRPGLVGIVERVAALDPRPQMSLTTNGIGLKRTASALKAAGLDRVNVSLDTLRPDVFKTLTRRDRHQDVIAGLEAARDAGLTPVKVNSVLMPGLNDDEAPDLLAWAVEHDYELRFIEQMPLDAQHGWKRDGMITAGDILTSLRTRFELTEEGSDKRGSAPAERWIVDGGPHVVGVIASVTRPFCAACDRTRLTADGQIRTCLFAREETDLRAALRSGAPDEEIARIWRLAMWGKKAGAGLDDPTFVQPDRPMSAIGG comes from the coding sequence GTGCTCATCGACACATACGGCCGGGTGGCCACCGACCTGAGGGTCTCGCTGACCGACCGGTGCAATCTGCGGTGCACCTACTGCATGCCCGAAGAGGGCCTGCAATGGCTCGCGAAGCCCGACCTGCTCACGGACGACGAGATCGTCCGGCTGATCGACATCGCCGTCACCACCCTCGGGATCGAGGAGGTCCGCTTCACCGGCGGCGAGCCCCTGCTGCGCCCCGGCCTGGTGGGCATCGTCGAGCGGGTCGCCGCCCTGGACCCGCGCCCCCAGATGTCCCTCACCACCAACGGCATCGGCCTCAAGCGCACGGCATCCGCCCTGAAGGCGGCCGGCCTGGACCGGGTCAACGTCTCCCTGGACACCCTGCGCCCCGACGTCTTCAAGACGCTCACCCGCCGGGACCGCCACCAGGACGTCATCGCCGGCCTGGAGGCCGCCCGTGACGCGGGCCTGACCCCGGTCAAGGTCAACTCGGTCCTGATGCCCGGGCTGAACGACGACGAGGCCCCGGACCTCCTGGCCTGGGCGGTCGAGCACGACTACGAACTGCGCTTCATCGAGCAGATGCCCCTGGACGCCCAGCACGGCTGGAAGCGCGACGGCATGATCACCGCGGGGGACATCCTGACCTCCCTCCGCACCCGCTTCGAGCTCACCGAGGAGGGTTCGGACAAGCGCGGCTCCGCTCCCGCCGAGCGCTGGATCGTCGACGGCGGGCCGCATGTGGTCGGCGTCATCGCCTCCGTCACCCGCCCGTTCTGTGCGGCCTGCGACCGCACCCGGCTCACCGCCGACGGCCAGATACGCACCTGCCTCTTCGCCCGCGAGGAGACCGACCTGCGCGCCGCCCTGCGCTCCGGCGCCCCCGACGAGGAGATCGCCCGCATCTGGCGTCTGGCGATGTGGGGCAAGAAGGCGGGCGCGGGCCTGGACGACCCGACGTTCGTCCAGCCGGACCGGCCCATGTCAGCCATCGGTGGCTGA
- a CDS encoding CoA transferase: MTDIKLAWSAVGGDPALVSRVSTVVREGAWQGRLPVRALARACVGACALAAAELGARRAGLSEVPAVRVDDGAVATAFLSERHLAIDGRAPVTFAPLSRFWRTADGWVRTHANYPHHRARLLDVLGVPQDVAAVEAALAERPALEVEEAVYAAGGLAVALRTPEEWAAHEQAAALAGRPLVERELLDSAPARVLAPLDTAGAPLLPAAGLRVLDLTRVIAGPVATRTLALLGADVLRVDAPQLPELPDQHADTGFGKRSTTLDLATDRRTFEDLLAAADVVVTGYRPGALDRFGLSARSLAERRPGLVVAQLSAWGASGPWAGRRGFDSLVQVATGIAAVEGSRERPGALPAQALDHGTGYLLAAAMLRALTEQSYDGGGRVVRLALARTARWLTEGVGTEEAETAGGASYDGAAPWLAETDSPLGRLRYARSPVSFAGGPTDWTRPPGPWGADERRWL, from the coding sequence ATGACTGATATCAAGTTGGCCTGGTCCGCGGTGGGCGGCGATCCCGCTCTCGTCTCCCGGGTGTCGACCGTGGTGCGGGAGGGCGCTTGGCAAGGGCGCCTTCCCGTACGGGCACTGGCGCGGGCCTGTGTCGGCGCGTGCGCGCTGGCCGCCGCCGAACTGGGGGCACGCCGGGCCGGGTTGTCCGAGGTGCCCGCCGTGCGGGTGGACGACGGGGCCGTCGCGACCGCGTTCCTGAGCGAACGGCATCTGGCGATCGACGGGCGGGCGCCGGTCACCTTCGCGCCGCTGTCCCGGTTCTGGCGGACGGCCGACGGCTGGGTCCGCACGCACGCGAACTATCCGCACCACCGCGCGCGGCTGCTGGACGTGCTGGGTGTGCCGCAGGACGTGGCCGCGGTCGAGGCGGCGCTCGCCGAACGGCCCGCCCTGGAGGTCGAGGAGGCGGTGTACGCGGCCGGCGGCCTCGCCGTCGCCCTGCGCACTCCCGAGGAGTGGGCCGCGCACGAGCAGGCGGCCGCCCTGGCCGGACGCCCCCTGGTGGAGCGGGAGCTCCTGGACTCGGCACCCGCGCGCGTGCTCGCCCCGCTCGACACCGCCGGCGCTCCCCTGCTGCCCGCCGCCGGTCTGCGCGTCCTGGACCTGACCCGTGTCATCGCGGGCCCCGTCGCCACCCGCACCCTCGCCCTGCTCGGCGCGGACGTGCTGCGCGTGGACGCTCCGCAGCTGCCCGAACTCCCCGACCAGCACGCCGACACGGGCTTCGGGAAGCGGTCCACGACCCTCGATCTCGCCACCGACCGGCGGACCTTCGAGGACCTGCTCGCGGCGGCGGACGTGGTCGTCACCGGCTACCGGCCGGGCGCCCTGGACCGCTTCGGGCTGTCGGCGCGGTCCCTGGCCGAGCGGCGGCCCGGGCTGGTCGTGGCGCAGCTGTCGGCCTGGGGTGCGTCCGGGCCGTGGGCCGGGCGGCGGGGGTTCGACAGTCTGGTGCAGGTGGCCACCGGTATCGCCGCCGTCGAGGGGTCACGGGAGCGGCCCGGCGCGCTGCCCGCACAGGCCCTGGACCACGGGACGGGGTACCTCCTGGCGGCCGCGATGCTCCGGGCGCTGACCGAGCAGTCGTACGACGGGGGCGGCCGAGTGGTACGACTGGCGCTGGCGCGGACGGCGCGGTGGCTGACGGAGGGGGTGGGGACCGAGGAGGCCGAGACCGCCGGCGGCGCCTCGTACGACGGTGCCGCCCCCTGGCTGGCCGAGACGGACAGCCCGCTCGGGCGGCTGCGGTACGCCCGGTCGCCCGTCTCCTTCGCGGGCGGGCCGACCGACTGGACCCGGCCGCCGGGGCCGTGGGGCGCCGACGAGAGGCGCTGGCTCTGA
- a CDS encoding CopD family protein, producing MTLIRPGPGVAEASGPERRPGAGRAVAVLVLVALGASIPLLGPSVALHDTGEAAAPGVRGVGLLRTVLFAALCVPLGELFVHRLARAVPGAPPATPRSWAPYAAGTGFVAALGLASVVATGNLVPGAVAEIDVGGLYASREGKLALIEVNAFLAAGLCALSRRPATQVWPLAAVLVAEALRAHPAPEDTALVGSGLTLVHLACASLWTGGLLYALRTLRHWRSAAVGAALLGLYARVAAVLLAVITATGVWSSLRRMPSHTILEQLTTTAYGRALLAKVLLVAAVAALALWARIRLGRAADPLTACSPARAEVVVLGTVVALSGLLTALPLPIRW from the coding sequence GTGACCTTGATAAGACCCGGCCCCGGTGTGGCCGAAGCGAGCGGGCCCGAGCGGCGCCCCGGTGCCGGCCGGGCCGTCGCCGTTCTCGTCCTGGTGGCGCTGGGCGCCTCGATCCCCCTGCTCGGGCCGTCCGTCGCGCTGCACGACACGGGGGAGGCGGCGGCGCCCGGCGTCCGCGGTGTCGGCCTCCTGCGCACGGTGCTGTTCGCGGCGCTGTGCGTTCCCCTGGGCGAGTTGTTCGTGCACCGGCTGGCCCGTGCGGTGCCCGGCGCTCCGCCTGCGACGCCCCGGTCCTGGGCGCCGTACGCGGCCGGCACCGGGTTCGTCGCGGCCCTGGGTCTCGCCTCGGTGGTGGCGACGGGCAACCTGGTGCCGGGCGCCGTCGCCGAGATCGACGTGGGCGGCCTGTACGCGTCCCGGGAGGGCAAGCTCGCCCTGATCGAGGTCAACGCGTTCCTCGCGGCCGGTCTGTGCGCCCTCTCGCGCCGTCCGGCGACCCAGGTCTGGCCGCTGGCCGCGGTGCTCGTGGCGGAGGCCCTGCGGGCGCATCCCGCCCCCGAGGACACCGCCCTGGTCGGCTCCGGCCTGACCCTGGTGCACCTGGCGTGCGCGTCCCTGTGGACGGGGGGTCTGCTGTACGCGCTCCGGACCCTGCGGCACTGGCGGTCCGCGGCGGTGGGCGCCGCCCTGCTCGGCCTCTACGCGCGCGTGGCCGCCGTTCTGCTCGCCGTCATCACGGCGACCGGGGTGTGGAGTTCGCTGCGCCGCATGCCCTCCCACACGATCCTGGAGCAGCTGACGACGACGGCGTACGGGCGTGCCCTGCTCGCCAAGGTGCTCCTCGTCGCCGCCGTCGCCGCGCTCGCCCTGTGGGCGCGGATCCGGCTGGGCCGGGCGGCCGACCCGCTGACCGCCTGCTCCCCCGCGCGGGCCGAGGTCGTGGTGCTGGGGACGGTGGTCGCGCTCTCGGGCCTGCTGACCGCGCTGCCGCTGCCGATCCGCTGGTGA
- a CDS encoding S8 family peptidase, which produces MTVVHPRFRRAITIPLGMTMATAMAFLPTATASASVLPDTVHGVTGTVNDVLASVGKADAGALSYVVNVRPGKAPSATVKKAIADAGGTIVTSYDQIGVIVVHSSNPDFAKTVRKVKGVDSAGNTRNAPLPAQSTEDLGAPKALTATELAAAEAKADAGQDPLENLQWDLPAIKADKAHEKTLGSGKVTVAVIDTGVDDTHPDIAPNFDRAASVNCVTGKPDTADGAWRPSASESPHGTHVAGEIAAAKNGVGMTGVAPGVKVSGIKVSTTAGYFYTEAVVCGFMWAATHGVDVTNNSYYTDPWYFNCTDDPDQKALVDAVSRASRYAEKKGVVNVAAAGNENYDLAADEITDPVSPNDGTPSDRVVDPSKCLDIPTQLPGVVTVASTGAKGIKSSFSNHGLGVIDVAAPGGDSTAYQTPAPPATSGLILGTLPGGKWGYMAGTSMASPHAAAVAALIKSTHPYAPPALVKALLYAEADATPCTDPYDINGDGKVDAVCEGSKNRNGFYGWGTVDALDAVTK; this is translated from the coding sequence ATGACAGTGGTTCACCCGCGCTTCCGACGCGCGATCACCATCCCGCTCGGGATGACCATGGCCACGGCCATGGCGTTCCTGCCCACCGCGACGGCGTCCGCGTCGGTTCTGCCCGACACCGTGCACGGCGTCACCGGCACGGTGAACGACGTCCTCGCCTCGGTCGGGAAGGCCGACGCGGGCGCGCTGAGCTACGTCGTCAACGTCCGCCCCGGGAAGGCCCCTTCGGCCACGGTGAAGAAGGCCATCGCCGACGCCGGCGGCACGATCGTGACGTCGTACGACCAGATCGGCGTGATCGTCGTCCACTCGTCGAACCCCGACTTCGCGAAGACCGTCCGCAAGGTGAAGGGGGTGGACTCGGCGGGCAACACGCGCAACGCGCCGCTGCCCGCGCAGTCGACCGAGGACCTGGGGGCGCCGAAGGCGCTCACCGCGACGGAGCTCGCCGCGGCCGAGGCCAAGGCGGACGCCGGTCAGGACCCGCTGGAGAACCTCCAGTGGGACCTGCCGGCCATCAAGGCGGACAAGGCGCACGAGAAGACGCTCGGCAGCGGCAAGGTCACCGTCGCGGTGATCGACACCGGTGTCGACGACACCCACCCGGACATCGCGCCGAACTTCGACCGCGCCGCGTCGGTCAACTGTGTGACGGGCAAGCCGGACACGGCCGACGGCGCGTGGCGGCCGAGCGCGTCCGAGAGCCCGCACGGCACGCATGTGGCCGGTGAGATAGCCGCCGCGAAGAACGGCGTCGGCATGACGGGTGTCGCGCCCGGGGTGAAGGTGTCCGGCATCAAGGTGTCGACGACCGCCGGCTACTTCTACACGGAGGCCGTGGTCTGCGGCTTCATGTGGGCGGCCACGCACGGCGTCGACGTCACCAACAACAGCTATTACACCGACCCCTGGTACTTCAACTGCACCGACGACCCGGACCAGAAGGCGCTCGTCGACGCCGTCTCCCGGGCCTCCCGGTACGCGGAGAAGAAGGGCGTGGTCAACGTCGCCGCGGCCGGCAACGAGAACTACGACCTCGCGGCCGACGAGATCACCGACCCGGTCTCGCCGAACGACGGCACGCCCTCGGACCGGGTGGTCGACCCGTCGAAGTGCCTGGACATACCGACCCAGCTGCCGGGTGTCGTGACGGTCGCGTCGACCGGCGCGAAGGGCATCAAGTCGTCCTTCTCCAACCACGGCCTCGGCGTCATCGACGTCGCCGCGCCCGGCGGGGACTCGACGGCCTACCAGACGCCTGCGCCGCCCGCGACGAGCGGTCTGATCCTGGGCACGCTGCCCGGCGGCAAGTGGGGCTACATGGCCGGTACGTCGATGGCCTCGCCGCACGCCGCCGCCGTCGCCGCCCTGATCAAGTCGACGCACCCGTACGCCCCGCCGGCCCTGGTGAAGGCCCTGCTGTACGCCGAGGCCGACGCCACGCCGTGCACGGACCCGTACGACATCAACGGCGACGGCAAGGTCGACGCGGTGTGCGAGGGCTCGAAGAACCGCAACGGCTTCTACGGCTGGGGCACGGTGGACGCGCTGGACGCGGTGACGAAGTAA
- a CDS encoding GlsB/YeaQ/YmgE family stress response membrane protein, which produces MGWLWAIIVGLVLGLIAKAIIPGKQHSPLWLTTIFGMLGAIVGNAIARWAGVDSTSGIDWSRHAFQLVAAVVIVAVGDMLYMATLGKRKQRT; this is translated from the coding sequence ATGGGCTGGTTGTGGGCGATCATCGTGGGATTGGTGCTGGGCCTGATCGCGAAGGCGATCATCCCGGGCAAGCAGCACAGCCCTCTGTGGCTGACGACCATCTTCGGCATGCTGGGCGCCATCGTCGGCAACGCGATCGCGCGCTGGGCGGGCGTCGACTCGACCTCCGGCATCGACTGGAGCCGCCACGCCTTCCAGCTCGTCGCCGCGGTCGTCATCGTCGCGGTCGGCGACATGCTCTACATGGCGACGCTGGGCAAGCGGAAACAACGCACCTGA
- the tyrS gene encoding tyrosine--tRNA ligase: MTDIVDELKWRGLWALSTDEDALRKALADGPVTFYCGFDPTAASLHVGHLVQVLTMRRLQQAGLRPLALVGGATGQIGDPRPTAERTLNDPETVANWVGRLRAQIEPFLSFEGENAATMVNNLDWTAGMSAIEFLRDIGKHFRVNKMLTKDSVARRLESQEGISYTEFSYQLLQGMDFLELYRRYGCTLQQGGSDQWGNLTAGLDLIHRLEPEASAHCLATPLMVKADGTKFGKTEGGAVWLDPEMTTPYAFYQFWLNVDDRDISTYMRILSFRSREELEELEQQTQERPQARAAQRALAEELTTLVHGAGQTAAVIAASRALFGQGDLAELDEKTLTAALSEVPHVRVPQLGPVVDLFAEVGLVASKSAARRTVKEGGAYVNNAKVTAEDAVASQEELLHGRWLVLRRGKKNLAAVEVTGA, from the coding sequence GTGACGGACATCGTCGACGAGCTGAAGTGGCGCGGCCTGTGGGCCCTGTCCACCGACGAGGACGCTTTGCGCAAGGCGCTCGCGGACGGTCCCGTCACGTTCTATTGCGGCTTCGACCCGACCGCGGCGAGTCTCCACGTCGGCCACCTGGTGCAGGTTCTCACCATGCGCCGGCTCCAGCAGGCGGGCCTGCGTCCGCTGGCGCTGGTGGGCGGGGCGACCGGCCAGATCGGTGACCCCCGCCCCACGGCGGAGCGCACGCTGAACGACCCGGAGACGGTCGCGAACTGGGTCGGCCGGCTGCGCGCGCAGATCGAGCCGTTCCTGTCCTTCGAGGGCGAGAACGCCGCGACGATGGTGAACAACCTGGACTGGACGGCCGGGATGTCGGCCATCGAGTTCCTGCGGGACATCGGCAAGCACTTCCGCGTCAACAAGATGCTGACCAAGGACTCCGTCGCCCGGCGCCTGGAGTCCCAGGAGGGCATCAGCTACACGGAGTTCAGCTACCAACTGCTCCAGGGCATGGACTTCCTGGAGCTGTACCGCCGCTACGGCTGCACGCTCCAGCAGGGCGGCAGCGACCAGTGGGGCAACCTCACCGCGGGGCTCGACCTGATCCACCGCCTGGAGCCCGAGGCCTCGGCGCACTGCCTGGCAACGCCGCTGATGGTCAAGGCGGACGGGACCAAGTTCGGCAAGACCGAGGGCGGCGCCGTCTGGCTGGACCCGGAGATGACGACGCCGTACGCGTTCTACCAGTTCTGGCTGAACGTGGACGACCGGGACATCTCCACGTACATGCGCATCCTGTCCTTCCGGTCCCGCGAGGAACTGGAGGAGCTGGAGCAGCAGACGCAGGAGCGGCCGCAGGCCCGGGCCGCGCAGCGCGCGCTCGCCGAGGAGCTGACGACCCTGGTCCACGGGGCCGGCCAGACGGCCGCCGTGATCGCCGCGAGCCGTGCCCTGTTCGGGCAGGGCGATCTGGCGGAGCTGGACGAGAAGACGCTGACGGCCGCCCTGTCCGAGGTGCCGCACGTCCGGGTCCCGCAGCTCGGTCCCGTGGTCGACCTGTTCGCCGAGGTCGGGCTCGTGGCCAGCAAGTCCGCCGCGCGGCGGACCGTGAAGGAGGGCGGGGCCTACGTGAACAACGCGAAGGTCACGGCGGAGGACGCGGTCGCCTCGCAGGAGGAGCTGTTGCACGGGCGGTGGCTGGTGTTGCGGCGAGGGAAGAAGAACCTGGCCGCGGTCGAGGTCACCGGCGCGTGA
- a CDS encoding cation acetate symporter, translated as MSPAMSHVQLAANEASEHRPLIITLFALFVVATLFITVWAGRQTKDAADFYAGGRSFSAFQNGLAVSGDYMSAASFLGIAGAIALFGYDGFLYSIGFLVAWLVALLLVAEPLRNSGRYTMGDVLAYRMRQRPVRTAAGTSTIVVSIFYLLAQMAGAGVLVSLLLGITTDAGKILIVALVGVLMIVYVSIGGMKGTTWVQMVKAVLLIGGTILITFLVLLKFNFNISDLLGKAAENSGKGAAFLEPGLQYGATGTSKLDFISLGVALVLGTAGLPHILIRFYTVPNAKAARKSVNWAIGIIGGFYLMTIALGFGAAALISQDEIIASNPSGNTAAPLLALHLGGVDSAWGAILLATISAVAFATILAVVAGLTLASSSSFAHDIYANVIRKGQATEKEEVRAARLATIGIGAVSILLGALARDLNVAGLVALAFAVAASANLPTILYSLFWKRFTTQGALWSIYGGLIVAVGLVLFSPVVSGDPKAMFPDVDFAWFPLKNPGIISIPFGFLMGWLGTVLSKEEPDVKKFAELEVRSLTGTGAH; from the coding sequence ATGAGCCCCGCGATGTCCCATGTGCAGCTTGCCGCCAACGAGGCCAGCGAGCACCGGCCACTGATCATCACCCTGTTCGCGCTCTTCGTGGTCGCGACCCTCTTCATCACCGTCTGGGCGGGCCGCCAGACCAAGGACGCCGCGGACTTCTACGCGGGCGGCCGGTCGTTCAGCGCCTTCCAGAACGGCCTCGCCGTCTCCGGCGACTACATGTCCGCCGCGTCCTTCCTCGGTATCGCGGGCGCCATCGCCCTCTTCGGATACGACGGCTTCCTGTACTCCATCGGCTTCCTGGTCGCCTGGCTGGTCGCCCTGCTCCTGGTGGCCGAGCCGCTGAGGAACTCCGGCCGGTACACGATGGGCGACGTCCTCGCGTACCGCATGCGCCAGCGCCCGGTGCGCACCGCCGCCGGTACCTCCACGATCGTCGTGTCGATCTTCTACCTGCTGGCCCAGATGGCGGGCGCGGGCGTCCTGGTCTCACTGCTGCTCGGCATCACCACCGACGCGGGCAAGATCCTCATCGTCGCCCTCGTCGGCGTCCTGATGATCGTGTACGTCTCCATCGGCGGCATGAAGGGCACCACCTGGGTCCAGATGGTCAAGGCCGTGCTGCTCATCGGCGGCACCATCCTGATCACCTTCCTGGTGCTGCTGAAGTTCAACTTCAACATCTCCGACCTGCTGGGCAAGGCCGCCGAGAACAGCGGCAAGGGCGCCGCCTTCCTGGAGCCCGGTCTCCAGTACGGCGCGACCGGCACCTCCAAGCTGGACTTCATCTCCCTCGGCGTCGCCCTGGTCCTCGGCACCGCCGGTCTGCCGCACATCCTGATCCGCTTCTACACGGTGCCCAACGCCAAGGCGGCGCGTAAGTCCGTGAACTGGGCGATCGGCATCATCGGCGGCTTCTACCTGATGACCATCGCGCTCGGCTTCGGCGCCGCCGCACTGATCTCGCAGGACGAGATCATCGCGTCCAACCCGTCCGGCAACACCGCGGCGCCATTGCTGGCCCTCCATCTGGGCGGCGTCGACTCGGCCTGGGGCGCGATCCTGCTCGCCACCATCTCGGCGGTGGCCTTCGCGACGATCCTCGCGGTCGTCGCCGGACTCACCCTGGCCTCGTCCTCGTCGTTCGCCCACGACATCTACGCGAACGTCATCAGGAAGGGCCAGGCCACCGAGAAGGAGGAGGTCAGGGCGGCCCGCCTCGCGACCATCGGCATCGGCGCCGTCTCCATCCTCCTCGGCGCCCTCGCCCGCGACCTCAACGTCGCCGGCCTGGTCGCCCTGGCCTTCGCGGTCGCGGCCTCCGCCAACCTGCCGACGATCCTCTACAGCCTGTTCTGGAAGCGGTTCACCACCCAGGGCGCGCTGTGGTCGATCTACGGCGGTCTGATCGTCGCCGTCGGCCTGGTGCTGTTCTCGCCCGTCGTCTCCGGTGACCCCAAGGCGATGTTCCCCGACGTGGACTTCGCCTGGTTCCCGCTGAAGAACCCGGGCATCATCTCCATCCCGTTCGGCTTCCTGATGGGCTGGCTCGGCACCGTCCTGTCCAAGGAGGAGCCCGACGTCAAGAAGTTCGCGGAGCTGGAGGTCCGGTCCCTGACCGGCACCGGCGCCCACTGA